The genomic region AGACCTTTCGCGGCGTGGCGGCCTCAATCGGGGCCACCGCGGTCGCGGCGCTGCCGGTTGGGCTCGACTGGATCAGCGGCGCCGCCCTGGCCGCCGCCGCCATGGCCGGGGACCTGTTCGCCAGCTTCCTGAAACGCCGCCTCGCCATTCCCCTGCATGGCGAAGTCTTCGGGCTCGACCAGATTCCGGAAGCATTGCTGCCTCTGCTGCTCCTGCGCCTCCGACTCGGGCTGAGCTGGCTGGATGTCGCCGAGGTCGCGCTGATGTTCGTCGCATTGCAGATCGTGCTGTCGCGGGCGCTGTTTCACCTGCGCATCCGGGATCGGCCGCACTGATGCGCCGGTCGCGACGGGTTGCCGGCCCGACCTATGCCGGCCTGGTTGCGGGGCTGCGCAGGCAATGCAGCGCGACTTCCGGCGGACAATTCAGCCGCACGTCGATGATCGAGGTGCCTGCCCCCACGGAGGTGTAGCCGATCATGTCGTGATGCCGCCAGAAGCCACGGGCGAAGCGTCGCGGGCTGTCGGCGTCGGTCAGCACCGGCATGCCACCCGGCAGGCAGATCTGGCCACCATGGGTATGGCCGCACAGCATCAGGTCGAATCCGGCATGCGCCGCGTGGCGATACGCCTCGGGCGTGTGGCACAGCAGCACCGAAGCAGCATCGGCAGGAATTTCGTCCGCGGCGCGGTGGAAATTATCCAGCCGGTAGAAATGCGCATCGTCCACGCCAGCGAGGTACAGCCGGTCATCCCCCCGCGCGATACAGGTGAACTCGTTGACCAGCAGGCGATAGCCCATCGCCTCCATGGCCGGCACCAGGCGCAGCGTGTCATGGTTGCCGAGGATGGCGAAAGCGGGGCCGCGGATCTGCGCACGCAGGCGCACCAGTCCCGCAAGCACCCGATCGAAACGGCCGAAGGTGCGCGCCCGGTAATCGCCGGTCAGGACACATATATCGTATCGCAGCGGTGCG from Rhodovastum atsumiense harbors:
- a CDS encoding CDP-archaeol synthase gives rise to the protein MDHRLLLLSVLFLLMVANGAPILAGKLVGGRFAAPIDRGLRWRDGRSLFGASKTFRGVAASIGATAVAALPVGLDWISGAALAAAAMAGDLFASFLKRRLAIPLHGEVFGLDQIPEALLPLLLLRLRLGLSWLDVAEVALMFVALQIVLSRALFHLRIRDRPH
- a CDS encoding metallophosphoesterase, which gives rise to MYIRQRLGLEHDFETQVFRRGTHFFHLENWYSIHGLIRGTLRLLGLHDRGRRNAQRITVRRHEIALPNLPQAFDGCTLLHLSDLHLDINDTFVDTLLEAIAPLRYDICVLTGDYRARTFGRFDRVLAGLVRLRAQIRGPAFAILGNHDTLRLVPAMEAMGYRLLVNEFTCIARGDDRLYLAGVDDAHFYRLDNFHRAADEIPADAASVLLCHTPEAYRHAAHAGFDLMLCGHTHGGQICLPGGMPVLTDADSPRRFARGFWRHHDMIGYTSVGAGTSIIDVRLNCPPEVALHCLRSPATRPA